One window of the Deltaproteobacteria bacterium genome contains the following:
- a CDS encoding helix-turn-helix transcriptional regulator, protein MKPFRPARKRIEVSVGESVRILRELQGYSQNELAKLTHIPQATLSAIENDRVRLGVERAKILACALQCHPAVLIFPGWEVTQETAA, encoded by the coding sequence ATGAAACCTTTTCGTCCAGCGCGCAAACGCATTGAGGTCTCGGTAGGAGAATCCGTCCGTATCCTTCGCGAGCTACAAGGGTACAGCCAAAACGAGCTAGCGAAGCTGACACATATTCCCCAGGCCACCCTTTCTGCTATCGAAAATGACCGTGTGCGGCTGGGCGTCGAGCGGGCCAAGATTCTTGCCTGTGCCTTACAGTGCCATCCAGCAGTGTTAATTTTTCCAGGGTGGGAAGTCACCCAAGAGACCGCAGCCTAA